The following is a genomic window from Sphingomonas sinipercae.
GATGCGCGCCGAGGAAAAGGCCGCGCGCCTGCCGGCGATCATGACAGTGCCGCTGATCCTGTTCATCCTGCCGACGCTGTTCGTCGTCATCCTCGGACCGGCGGCCTGCTCGATTAGCGACAACCTCATCAACAGGTAGGTTGCGCGCCCGGAACGGATTGGCCGCTGCTGCGCTTAAGTCCCCAAGCCTTCAACCAAGGGGAATAAGACAGATGGTTGCCTTCACATCCGACCAGTGGGTGATCCTGGCGCTCGTGTTCGTGCTCGGCCTTCTGGTCGGCGCCTTCCTGTTCGCCGGCGGCGGCCGCAAGTGGAAGACCCGCTATCGCGAAGAAACGCGGCGGCGCGAGGAGCTTGAAAAAGAACATCGCGACCGCGAGGCGCATTGGAGCGAGCGCGAAAAGGATTGGCGTGAGCGCGACACCCTGCGCGGCGCAGCCATCCGTGACCGCGACGTCACGACGTCGAGCGACATTGACGGCGACGGCGTGCGCGACAGCGTCGATCGGCGCCCGACTGACGACCGCCGGGCCTAGCCTTCGATCTTCGAGAAATCCGCGACGCGGTTCACTGCGTCGCGGAAGCGCATCAGCAGGTTGAGCCGACGCGCGCGCACGGCAGCATCGTCGGCATTCACCGTCACCTTGTCGAAGAAGGCGTCGATCGGCGCACGCAGGGATGAGAGCGCATCCATGGCGGCGGTGAAGTCTTCCGCGTCGATTGCGGTGATCGCGCGCAGCTCGGCGCCTTCAAGAGCGGCGGCGAGCGCACTTTCCTCCGCCGGCATTTCACCGTTGCCCCTGACTTGATCCGGGGTCCAGCTGCCCTCTTCCTTCTTCAGGATGTTCGCTGCGCGCTTGTAACCGGCGAGCAGGTTCGCGCCGTTCTCCGTCTCAACGAACGCCTGCAGCGCCTTCACCCGCGCCAGCAGCCGCACCAAGTCATCCTCGCCGCCAAGCGCAAACACCGCGTCGATCAGGTCGTGCCGAACCCCCGCCTCGCGCTGCTGCACCTTCAGCCGGTCGGCGAAGAAAGCCATGATCTCGTCGGCATTGCGGTCGAGACGGTGGATTGCTTCGTCGCCGCTGGCCGCCGCGCGATTTGCGAGAGTACCCCTGACGGCCTGCCGAAGGTTTAGCCGCAAGCCGGCGTCCACGATCATCTCGATCGAGCCGATCGCAGCCCGGCGAAGCGCGAACGGGTCTTTCGATCCAGTCGGCTTCAATTCGACGCTGAAAAACGCACAGATCGTGTCCAGCTTGTCGGCCAGGGCAAGCGCGGCGGACAGCGGGTCGCGCGGATTGCCATAGTGATCGCGCACCGCGTTCGCGACCGCATCCGCCTCGCCCTGCGCGCGCGCCAAATAGCCGCCGATCACGCCCTGCAATTCCGGAAACTCGCCGACCATGCCGGTAACGAGGTCCGCCTTCGCGAGCAGCGCGGCGCGTTCGACCTGGTCCGCGTCGGCGTCGATGACTCCGCTGTCGACCAGCCAGCGGGCCAGCTTCGCGACCCGCTCGACCTTGTCGGCGATGGTGCCGAGCTTTTCATGGAAAATGATTCCGGAAAGCTTCTTCGCTTGCTCCTCCAGCGGCACCTTCAGGTCCTGTTCCCAGAAGAACCGAGCGTCGGACAGGCGCGCGGCGAGGACGCGCTTGTTGCCTTCGACGATCGCGGCGCCGCCGTCGGTCGCGTCGATATTCGCGGTGCAGACGAACGCCGGGGCCAGTTCGCCGCCGGCGTCGGTGCAAGCGAAATACTTCTGGTTCGCGCGCATGGTCAGCACGATCACCTCGCGCGGCACGTCGAGATATTCGGGATCGAACCGGCCGAGCAAAGGCACCGGCCATTCGGTCAGGCCCGCGTTCTCGACGACCAGCCCCTCATCTTCGACGATGGCCAATCCCGCTTCGGAAGCGGCCCGCGCAGCCCCGTCGCGGACTATCCGTTCACGCTCCGCCTGGTCGACGATGACGTGGCAGGCGCGCAGCTTTTCAACGTAATCCCCTGCGCCGCCGATGGTGATCGGGCCGGGGCAGTGGAAGCGGTGGCCGAACGTCGTCGCGCCGCATTCGACGCCGTCGAGGGCGACCGGAACGATATCTTCGCCAAGGATGGCGACGACGCCGTGCAACGGCCGCACCCAGCGCAGCGAAGCCGTGCTGGCCGACGCTTCCCCCCAGCGCATCGACTTGGGCCAGGGGAAGTTGCCGACGATGCGCTCGATCATCCCGCCGAGCAGTTCCGCCGTGCCCTGCCCTGCCGTCTCGACCACCGCGAAATAGACGCCGTCGCGGTCCTCAAGTTGCTCGCGCGCCAGGCCAGTCTTGCGCAGGAACCCCTCGAGCGCCTGCGGCGGCGCCGAGGTGCGGGGACCCTTAAGCTCCTCGCGGCGGTCCTCCGTCTGCAACGGCAGGTCGCGCGCGATCAGCGCCAGCCGCCGCGGCGTCGAATAGGACTCGATGGCGCCGCTCTTCAGCCCAGCCTTGCCGAGTTCTTCGACGAACAGCCGCTCCAAGTCACGGCGCGCGCCCGCCTGCATCCGCGCCGGGATTTCCTCGCACCGAAGCTCCAGCAGGAAGTCAGCCGC
Proteins encoded in this region:
- the glyS gene encoding glycine--tRNA ligase subunit beta, translated to MSAADFLLELRCEEIPARMQAGARRDLERLFVEELGKAGLKSGAIESYSTPRRLALIARDLPLQTEDRREELKGPRTSAPPQALEGFLRKTGLAREQLEDRDGVYFAVVETAGQGTAELLGGMIERIVGNFPWPKSMRWGEASASTASLRWVRPLHGVVAILGEDIVPVALDGVECGATTFGHRFHCPGPITIGGAGDYVEKLRACHVIVDQAERERIVRDGAARAASEAGLAIVEDEGLVVENAGLTEWPVPLLGRFDPEYLDVPREVIVLTMRANQKYFACTDAGGELAPAFVCTANIDATDGGAAIVEGNKRVLAARLSDARFFWEQDLKVPLEEQAKKLSGIIFHEKLGTIADKVERVAKLARWLVDSGVIDADADQVERAALLAKADLVTGMVGEFPELQGVIGGYLARAQGEADAVANAVRDHYGNPRDPLSAALALADKLDTICAFFSVELKPTGSKDPFALRRAAIGSIEMIVDAGLRLNLRQAVRGTLANRAAASGDEAIHRLDRNADEIMAFFADRLKVQQREAGVRHDLIDAVFALGGEDDLVRLLARVKALQAFVETENGANLLAGYKRAANILKKEEGSWTPDQVRGNGEMPAEESALAAALEGAELRAITAIDAEDFTAAMDALSSLRAPIDAFFDKVTVNADDAAVRARRLNLLMRFRDAVNRVADFSKIEG